A region of Asticcacaulis excentricus DNA encodes the following proteins:
- a CDS encoding sigma-54-dependent Fis family transcriptional regulator translates to MTTDPARVEAARKSFFEKRSLPVDQVGHAILRSWIRCADMGLNAAADPRTEAPSTSDVRLLHEKHEALRRISRPELDALHAEARELSGIVILTNARGEILDAVGDPGFAGKAAEVALRPGVLWSEDGTGTNAIGTAIAERRPVAVNGAEHYFQAHRVLSCAATPIIDPRGAVLGVLDLSTPAHMQGGHMLGLMRLAVEQIEHRLFREGFESCQTLRFHSDSSLLGAAREGILVFRDGVVVAANRRGLSLTGHNWDDLDSLRFDDLFDAGGLRPGALHLRDHEGRLYHARCEEDGTAPAVTNLTEGRLDDVETAAIRRALEAHGGNVSAAARALGIHRSTIYRKSGQSSMS, encoded by the coding sequence ATGACCACCGATCCGGCCCGCGTCGAGGCGGCGCGTAAGTCCTTCTTCGAAAAGCGCAGCCTGCCCGTCGATCAGGTGGGGCATGCCATACTGCGGTCGTGGATACGCTGCGCTGATATGGGGCTGAATGCGGCTGCCGATCCGCGCACCGAAGCCCCTTCGACCAGCGATGTGCGATTGCTTCACGAAAAGCACGAGGCGCTGCGCCGCATTTCACGCCCGGAACTGGACGCCTTACATGCTGAGGCGCGTGAACTTTCGGGCATCGTCATCCTCACCAATGCGCGCGGCGAAATCCTCGATGCCGTCGGTGATCCGGGCTTTGCGGGCAAGGCGGCGGAGGTGGCGTTGCGCCCTGGTGTCCTATGGAGCGAGGACGGCACCGGCACCAATGCGATCGGTACGGCAATTGCCGAGCGTCGCCCGGTGGCCGTCAACGGTGCCGAGCATTATTTTCAGGCGCACCGCGTGTTGAGCTGCGCCGCGACGCCGATCATCGACCCGCGCGGCGCGGTTCTGGGGGTGCTTGACCTCTCGACCCCGGCCCATATGCAGGGTGGACACATGCTGGGCCTGATGCGGCTGGCGGTCGAACAGATCGAACACCGCCTGTTTCGCGAAGGCTTCGAGTCGTGCCAGACCCTGCGTTTCCATAGCGATTCCAGCCTGCTGGGGGCGGCGCGCGAAGGTATTCTGGTCTTTCGTGACGGGGTGGTGGTCGCCGCTAACCGCCGTGGCCTGTCGCTGACCGGGCATAACTGGGACGATCTCGACAGCCTGCGCTTTGACGACCTGTTCGATGCCGGGGGCTTGCGGCCCGGCGCGCTGCACCTGCGCGACCACGAAGGGCGGCTCTATCACGCGCGCTGCGAAGAGGACGGCACGGCCCCGGCAGTGACGAACCTTACCGAGGGACGGCTGGACGATGTCGAGACGGCGGCCATTCGGCGTGCGCTTGAGGCGCATGGGGGTAATGTCAGTGCGGCGGCGCGGGCACTGGGTATCCACCGTTCGACCATTTACCGCAAATCGGGTCAGTCCAGTATGAGTTGA
- the adh gene encoding aldehyde dehydrogenase — MTKHERDLTAATPFKTRYGNLIGGDWVEPVNGRYMDNISPVNGQKLCEVPRSDAQDIERALDAAHKAKTAWGRTSVTERANILLKIADRLEANLGLVAEAETWDNGKPLRETTAADIPLAIDHFRYFAGCIRAQEGSIGELDHDTVAYHFHEPLGVVGQIIPWNFPILMAAWKLAPALAAGNCVVLKPAEQTPASILVVAELIADLLPPGVLNIVNGTGIEAGAPLAKSPRIAKIAFTGSTGVGKEIMRSAADNLTNITLELGGKSPNVFFADVMDEDDTFLDKALEGFAFFALNQGEVCTCPSRALVHESIYDKFMEKAIKRVEAITQGDPLNMGTMIGAQASLEQYEKIQKYLDIGKAEGAKVLTGGEANHLSGDLKGGFYIKPTIFEGHNKMRVFQEEIFGPVVSVTTFKTVEEAIEIANDTIYGLGAGVWSRDMNTAYRAGRGIEAGRVWTNCYHAYPAHAAFGGYKQSGIGRETHKMMLDHYQHTKNILVSYQPAKLGFF, encoded by the coding sequence ATGACCAAGCATGAACGCGATCTCACCGCCGCCACACCGTTCAAAACCCGCTACGGTAACCTTATCGGTGGCGACTGGGTCGAACCGGTCAATGGCCGCTATATGGACAATATCTCGCCGGTGAACGGTCAGAAGCTGTGCGAAGTGCCGCGTTCCGACGCGCAGGACATTGAGCGCGCGCTCGATGCCGCCCACAAAGCGAAAACGGCCTGGGGCCGCACCTCGGTGACCGAGCGCGCCAACATCCTTCTGAAGATCGCCGACCGCCTAGAAGCCAATCTCGGCCTCGTTGCCGAAGCTGAAACCTGGGACAATGGCAAGCCGCTGCGCGAAACCACCGCCGCCGACATTCCGCTGGCCATCGACCACTTCCGCTATTTCGCCGGCTGCATCCGCGCGCAGGAAGGCTCGATAGGCGAACTGGATCACGACACGGTCGCCTATCACTTCCATGAACCGCTGGGCGTTGTGGGTCAGATCATTCCATGGAACTTCCCCATCCTGATGGCGGCGTGGAAGCTGGCCCCCGCTCTGGCCGCCGGTAACTGCGTGGTGCTGAAGCCCGCTGAACAGACCCCGGCCTCGATCCTTGTCGTCGCCGAACTGATCGCCGACCTGCTGCCGCCGGGCGTTCTCAACATCGTCAACGGTACCGGCATCGAGGCGGGCGCGCCGCTGGCCAAGAGCCCGCGCATTGCCAAGATCGCCTTCACCGGCTCGACCGGCGTCGGCAAGGAGATCATGCGTTCCGCCGCCGACAACCTGACCAACATCACGCTGGAGCTGGGTGGCAAGTCGCCCAATGTCTTCTTCGCCGATGTGATGGACGAAGACGACACCTTCCTCGACAAGGCTCTGGAAGGCTTTGCCTTCTTCGCCCTCAATCAGGGGGAAGTCTGCACCTGTCCGTCGCGGGCTCTGGTCCACGAGTCGATCTATGACAAGTTTATGGAGAAGGCCATAAAGCGCGTCGAAGCCATCACCCAGGGCGACCCGCTGAACATGGGCACGATGATCGGCGCTCAGGCCTCTCTGGAGCAGTACGAGAAGATCCAGAAATATCTCGATATCGGCAAGGCAGAAGGCGCCAAGGTGCTGACCGGCGGCGAAGCCAATCACCTGTCCGGCGACCTGAAAGGCGGCTTCTATATCAAGCCGACCATCTTCGAAGGCCACAACAAGATGCGCGTCTTCCAGGAGGAAATCTTCGGTCCGGTCGTTTCGGTTACCACCTTCAAGACGGTGGAAGAGGCTATCGAAATCGCCAATGACACCATCTATGGTCTGGGTGCCGGTGTGTGGAGCCGCGATATGAATACCGCCTATCGCGCCGGTCGCGGCATCGAAGCGGGCCGCGTGTGGACCAACTGCTACCACGCCTATCCGGCCCACGCCGCCTTCGGTGGCTATAAGCAGTCGGGCATCGGACGCGAAACGCACAAGATGATGCTCGACCACTATCAGCATACGAAGAACATCCTCGTCTCCTATCAGCCAGCCAAGCTTGGCTTCTTCTGA
- the adhP gene encoding alcohol dehydrogenase AdhP, translating into MARTMKAAVVRQFGKPLTIDEVPVPEPGEGLIQVAIQASGVCHTDLHAAEGDWPVKPNPPFIPGHEGVGYVSAVGKGVKHVKEGDRVGVPWLYTACGHCRHCLGGWETLCESQLNTGYSVNGGFAEYVVADSNFVGHLPKTISFTEIAPVLCAGVTVYKGLKVTDTKPGDWVVISGVGGLGHMAVQYAKAMGLNVAAVDIDDAKLDLARRLGATVTVNAKTEADPAAYIKKATDGGAQGVLVTAVSTTAFKQALGMVSRGGTVSLNGLPPGEFPLDIFGMVLNGVTVRGSIVGTRLDLQESLDFASDGKVKATIATEKLENINDIFARMHEGQIEGRIVLDLTA; encoded by the coding sequence ATGGCCAGAACCATGAAGGCGGCCGTTGTCCGCCAGTTCGGCAAACCCCTCACCATCGACGAAGTGCCGGTGCCGGAACCCGGCGAAGGCCTGATTCAGGTGGCCATTCAGGCCTCGGGCGTGTGTCACACCGATCTGCACGCCGCCGAAGGCGACTGGCCGGTGAAGCCCAATCCGCCCTTCATCCCCGGTCACGAAGGCGTCGGTTACGTTTCGGCGGTGGGCAAGGGCGTCAAGCACGTCAAGGAAGGCGACCGCGTCGGCGTGCCGTGGCTCTATACAGCCTGCGGCCATTGCCGCCATTGTCTGGGCGGTTGGGAAACCCTGTGCGAATCTCAGCTCAACACCGGCTATTCGGTCAATGGCGGCTTTGCCGAATATGTGGTGGCCGACTCCAACTTCGTCGGTCACCTGCCCAAAACCATCAGCTTTACCGAAATCGCGCCCGTCCTGTGCGCGGGCGTGACCGTCTATAAGGGGCTGAAGGTCACCGACACCAAGCCCGGCGACTGGGTGGTCATTTCCGGCGTCGGCGGTCTGGGCCACATGGCCGTGCAATACGCCAAGGCCATGGGGCTCAACGTCGCCGCCGTCGATATTGACGACGCCAAGCTCGACCTCGCCCGCCGCCTTGGGGCAACTGTGACCGTCAATGCCAAAACAGAAGCCGATCCAGCGGCCTATATCAAAAAGGCTACCGATGGTGGGGCGCAGGGCGTGCTCGTCACCGCGGTTTCGACCACCGCCTTCAAACAAGCGCTCGGCATGGTGTCGCGCGGCGGGACGGTGTCGCTCAACGGCCTGCCGCCGGGAGAATTCCCGCTCGACATCTTCGGCATGGTGCTCAATGGCGTGACTGTGCGCGGCTCCATCGTCGGCACGCGCCTCGACCTTCAGGAATCGCTTGATTTCGCCAGCGACGGCAAGGTCAAGGCGACCATCGCCACCGAAAAGCTGGAAAACATCAACGACATCTTTGCGCGTATGCACGAGGGGCAAATCGAGGGCCGCATCGTGCTCGACCTGACGGCCTGA
- a CDS encoding DUF1353 domain-containing protein, which produces MPFYSGTKPVAEMGLKYAPTMPSALLVAVLDGDIEREGRTTAVLYESFVYEDEIEGLRFRVPQSYITDFASIPWLVRGLIPAFGRHAKAAVVHDWLYAVGEPDMRARADRVFLHALRELKVAWFKRLILYTAVRLGGSGGYNKERRVWNRTFADWRDGKRLEIAPFERHTAFSGETNGPQPL; this is translated from the coding sequence ATGCCATTCTATTCCGGGACAAAACCGGTCGCCGAGATGGGGCTAAAATACGCCCCGACCATGCCGTCTGCGCTTCTGGTGGCCGTGCTGGATGGCGACATTGAGCGGGAAGGCCGCACCACCGCCGTCCTTTACGAAAGCTTTGTCTATGAGGACGAAATCGAGGGCCTGAGGTTTCGCGTACCGCAAAGCTACATTACTGATTTCGCCTCCATTCCCTGGCTGGTGCGCGGCCTGATTCCCGCCTTTGGTCGTCATGCCAAGGCGGCGGTCGTGCACGACTGGCTCTACGCCGTGGGTGAGCCCGACATGCGGGCGCGTGCCGATCGCGTCTTTCTCCATGCCTTGCGTGAACTGAAGGTGGCGTGGTTCAAGCGCCTTATCCTGTACACGGCGGTGCGACTGGGCGGCAGCGGCGGTTACAACAAGGAACGCCGCGTCTGGAACCGGACCTTTGCGGACTGGCGCGATGGCAAGCGTCTTGAGATTGCCCCGTTCGAACGCCACACGGCGTTCAGCGGCGAAACCAACGGCCCGCAGCCCCTGTAG
- a CDS encoding IS5 family transposase (programmed frameshift), whose amino-acid sequence MADVFLLSDVQFNRIRRYFPLSHGVPRVDDLRVVSGIIYVIKHGLQWKDAPKGYGPHKTLYNRFMRWSRMGVFNRIFSALASQAGDPEQLIIDATHLKAHRTAASLLKKGDFPRLLGRTKGGLNSKLHAVSDPHGRPICLLLTAGHVSDFKGAALLLDTLPKAKTLLGDRGYDANWFRDALKDKGINPCIPSKRNRKVQIEHDKILYKQRHKVENMFAKLKDWRRVHTRYDRCAHTFFSAILIAATVIFWL is encoded by the exons ATGGCTGATGTGTTTTTGCTGTCTGATGTGCAATTCAACCGGATACGCCGGTATTTTCCGTTGTCGCATGGCGTTCCTCGCGTGGATGATCTGCGCGTGGTCAGCGGGATTATTTACGTTATAAAACATGGTCTTCAGTGGAAGGATGCCCCCAAGGGCTATGGTCCGCACAAGACGCTTTATAACCGCTTCATGCGCTGGAGCCGGATGGGCGTTTTCAATCGGATTTTCAGCGCTCTGGCCTCGCAGGCCGGTGATCCGGAGCAACTGATTATCGACGCCACGCATCTCAAAGCCCACCGCACCGCAGCCAGCCTGCTAAAAAAAGGGGATT TTCCCCGCCTTCTCGGACGCACCAAAGGTGGCCTGAACTCCAAACTTCATGCGGTTAGCGACCCGCACGGCAGGCCTATCTGCCTGTTGCTGACCGCTGGACACGTCAGCGACTTCAAGGGCGCAGCCTTGCTGCTGGATACACTGCCCAAAGCAAAAACTTTGCTGGGTGATCGGGGATATGACGCCAACTGGTTCCGTGATGCTCTGAAAGATAAAGGAATAAACCCCTGCATCCCTTCAAAGCGTAATCGAAAAGTCCAGATCGAGCATGACAAAATACTCTATAAGCAACGCCATAAGGTCGAAAACATGTTCGCCAAACTCAAAGACTGGCGGCGCGTACACACTCGATACGACCGCTGTGCCCACACCTTCTTCTCTGCCATACTTATCGCCGCTACCGTCATCTTCTGGCTCTGA
- a CDS encoding M12 family metallopeptidase — MRVWVLALGLLWAGTAHAAAVMDGVRPWSGGAVPYHFEPALLQQAGAKGADCREWSRWRAGPAKQACQAMAEWTRVSGVRFVPDAKRLDSVSIVRGAATTGTIGRLPAGNRVTIEPGVTYGSVLHEFGHVLGLMHEHQRPDRDDYLRFEPFLTALLQRCTFLTEVCRDVRLAFPKVGVRAKTDYDPCSLMHYLANQAPRHPQDKRWARIFSLTDKGQARLKTCQGQFAALPARCRKVGQKCAVSKLDAELVRRFNGVVD, encoded by the coding sequence ATGCGTGTGTGGGTTTTGGCTCTGGGGCTGCTTTGGGCAGGGACAGCGCACGCGGCCGCTGTCATGGACGGGGTGCGTCCGTGGTCCGGCGGGGCTGTGCCCTATCATTTTGAACCGGCATTGCTACAACAGGCAGGGGCCAAAGGGGCCGATTGCCGCGAATGGAGCCGATGGCGCGCTGGACCGGCGAAACAGGCCTGTCAGGCCATGGCCGAATGGACGCGCGTCAGCGGCGTGCGCTTTGTGCCTGATGCTAAACGGCTCGACTCTGTCAGCATTGTCAGGGGGGCCGCTACGACTGGCACGATAGGGCGCTTGCCTGCGGGTAATCGGGTAACCATCGAGCCGGGCGTCACCTACGGCAGCGTCCTGCACGAGTTTGGCCATGTATTGGGGCTGATGCACGAGCATCAGCGACCCGACCGCGATGACTATCTGCGTTTTGAGCCGTTTCTGACCGCGCTCTTGCAGCGTTGTACCTTCCTGACCGAGGTGTGTCGGGATGTGCGGCTGGCCTTTCCCAAGGTCGGGGTACGGGCAAAGACCGACTATGATCCGTGCTCCCTGATGCACTATCTGGCCAATCAGGCACCGCGCCATCCGCAGGACAAGCGCTGGGCGCGTATCTTTAGCCTGACGGACAAGGGGCAGGCCCGACTCAAGACCTGTCAGGGGCAGTTTGCGGCCCTGCCGGCGCGCTGCCGTAAGGTGGGGCAGAAATGCGCGGTATCGAAGCTGGATGCCGAACTGGTGCGGCGCTTTAACGGGGTTGTGGATTAG
- a CDS encoding long-chain-acyl-CoA synthetase, producing MNLIDRARREFIFIKRLLRLLRHIREVDSNSPVLVCDDVEASVDRHSARIALLFEDKSLTYSEMDVLANRVANWGLSRGLKPGDTVAVFLPNRLEYIPIWYGLSKIGVISALINNALTGQGLAHCINISTASLTIVDPTTLPAFAEIEASLSRHQEVFVLDLAQGDETSHHHSLTQALKGVSTVRPDRKIRQGMVARDPALYIYTSGTTGLPKAAKITHARAQLYMKAFRGVSHMSEEDRLYNALPLYHSTGGLCGVGAALLNGGSMVIKRKFSASAFWPDVRSLNCTHIVYIGELCRYLVNAPVAANPDDETKHRLKVAFGNGMRPEVWSEFKSRFKVPVIIEFYGSTEGNVSLFNFDGQAGAIGRAPAYLRNAFNIRLVQFDVESETPVRGPNGLCIECKPGEVGEAIGAIGTDARHFYTGYADKAASEKKVMRDVFKKGDAWFRSGDLMKMDRDGYIYFVDRIGDTFRFKGENVSTSEVGECCARAEGVDEAIVYGVPVPHYDGKAGMVALITGEGFSIEAFAQHVNSHLPVYARPRFVRLLQNAETTGTFKYKKMDLVLAGFDPAKVSDPLYVMKMDDSGYKPLTAECLSLIESGQYRM from the coding sequence ATGAACCTGATCGACAGGGCCAGGCGCGAATTCATTTTCATCAAGCGGTTGCTGCGGCTGCTGCGCCATATCCGCGAGGTGGATTCAAACTCGCCTGTGCTGGTGTGCGACGATGTCGAAGCCTCGGTAGATCGCCATTCGGCGCGCATTGCCCTGCTGTTCGAGGACAAGAGCCTCACCTATTCAGAGATGGACGTGCTGGCCAACCGCGTGGCCAACTGGGGTTTGTCGCGCGGCCTGAAACCCGGCGACACGGTGGCGGTCTTCCTGCCCAATCGCCTCGAATACATCCCTATCTGGTACGGGCTGAGCAAGATCGGCGTGATCAGCGCCCTGATCAACAACGCCCTGACCGGTCAGGGTCTGGCCCACTGCATCAACATCTCGACCGCCAGCCTGACGATTGTCGATCCCACCACCCTGCCCGCCTTTGCCGAAATCGAAGCCAGCCTGAGCCGCCATCAGGAGGTGTTTGTGCTCGATCTGGCGCAGGGTGACGAAACCTCGCATCACCATTCGCTGACCCAGGCGCTCAAAGGGGTCAGCACGGTGCGCCCCGACCGCAAAATCCGGCAGGGCATGGTGGCGCGTGACCCGGCGCTCTATATCTACACCTCCGGGACCACCGGCCTGCCCAAGGCGGCCAAGATCACCCATGCGCGCGCTCAGCTCTACATGAAGGCGTTCCGCGGCGTGTCGCACATGAGCGAGGAAGACCGCCTGTATAACGCCCTGCCGCTGTACCATTCGACCGGCGGCCTGTGCGGTGTCGGCGCGGCGCTGCTCAATGGCGGCTCCATGGTCATCAAGCGCAAGTTCTCGGCCTCGGCCTTCTGGCCTGATGTGCGCAGCCTCAACTGCACCCATATCGTCTATATTGGGGAACTGTGCCGTTACCTCGTCAACGCGCCAGTGGCGGCCAATCCGGACGATGAGACCAAGCACCGGCTGAAGGTCGCCTTCGGCAACGGTATGCGGCCGGAGGTGTGGAGCGAATTCAAGTCGCGCTTCAAGGTGCCGGTGATCATCGAATTCTACGGCTCGACCGAAGGCAATGTGTCGCTGTTTAATTTTGATGGTCAGGCCGGTGCCATTGGCCGCGCACCGGCTTATCTGCGCAACGCCTTCAACATCCGGCTGGTGCAGTTCGATGTCGAAAGCGAAACCCCGGTGCGCGGGCCGAACGGTCTGTGTATCGAGTGCAAGCCCGGCGAGGTCGGCGAAGCCATCGGCGCCATCGGCACCGATGCCCGCCACTTCTACACCGGCTATGCTGACAAGGCCGCGTCGGAAAAGAAGGTGATGCGCGACGTCTTCAAAAAGGGCGACGCCTGGTTCCGTTCCGGTGACCTGATGAAGATGGACCGGGACGGCTATATCTATTTCGTGGACCGTATCGGCGACACCTTCCGCTTCAAGGGCGAGAACGTTTCGACCTCAGAGGTGGGCGAATGCTGCGCCCGCGCCGAAGGCGTTGATGAGGCGATTGTCTATGGCGTGCCGGTGCCGCACTATGACGGCAAGGCGGGGATGGTGGCGCTGATCACCGGTGAAGGCTTCTCGATCGAAGCCTTTGCACAGCATGTAAACAGCCACCTGCCCGTCTATGCCCGGCCGCGCTTTGTGCGCTTGCTGCAAAATGCCGAGACGACCGGCACCTTCAAATACAAGAAGATGGACCTTGTTCTGGCGGGTTTTGATCCGGCAAAAGTCAGCGATCCGCTCTATGTGATGAAGATGGACGACAGCGGCTATAAGCCTCTGACGGCGGAGTGCCTGAGCCTGATCGAGAGCGGTCAGTACCGCATGTAG
- a CDS encoding glycine zipper domain-containing protein: MADKAPAEAIAEKTTRSITDALEYLEDKLKVSQDTRDKINGSIDRLQVILEEARDEAEDKTKVVRRQIRRHPGTSVAIAAAAGVVIGLLLSRRD, from the coding sequence ATGGCCGACAAAGCCCCTGCCGAAGCTATTGCCGAAAAGACCACGCGCTCGATCACCGACGCGCTGGAGTACCTCGAAGACAAGCTGAAGGTGTCGCAGGACACCCGCGACAAGATCAATGGCAGCATCGACCGCCTTCAGGTCATTCTCGAAGAAGCCCGCGACGAGGCCGAAGACAAGACCAAGGTCGTGCGCCGTCAGATTCGCCGTCACCCCGGCACCTCGGTGGCCATTGCCGCCGCCGCCGGTGTGGTCATCGGCCTGCTGTTGTCGCGCCGCGACTAA